Genomic segment of Psychrobacter sanguinis:
CGGTAGCAAAGCTCTTTGATGGAGGACACATCTAAATTACGGTAATGGAAGAAACGCTCTAATTGTGGCATCTGACGCGCTAAGAAGCGACGGTCTTGGCAAATTGAGTTACCACACATGGGAGACTTGCCCTCATCGACCCATTTATTCAAAAACTCGATGGTTTCCTTCTCAGCTTGCTCAAGCGTCACGGTACTGCGGCGCACTCTATCAATCAAACCTGATTGACCATGTTGTTTGGTATTCCAGTCGTCCATCCCATTTAATTTTTGATCTGAAACCTTAATAGCAAATACAGGACCTTCAGCCAGTATGTTCAGGTCTTCGTCAGTAACAATCGTAGCAATTTCGATGATGTCGTCATTCATGGTATCCAAACCAGTCATTTCTAAATCAATCCAGATAAGACCTTTTTTACCTTGATTTCTAATTCTAATTTTATTGGGATGATCACTCATAACGCTTCCTAAACTGATTTAAATTAATATAAATAAAATATAAGGGTTGAGTCACAGCGGCTACCTTTTACCTTTGTAATTTTGGTAATTAGCCTACAGCCATCTTTTGAGACACTCACATTTATTTAATAAAATGCTTTATCATAAAGAACTAGCCGACTTAAGCTATGACTATAATCTGACTATGTTAACAAATTTAACACCGTACACTTAAATTATTCGCGCAATATAGCACGTAAACTTAGCGTTTATTGTACCAACACTCAATAATCTATATCCTAGACAATCTATTTACTTCTGTAATTAATTACTTTCACCTTTGCTCCTTATTTCAGCAGATTCAAACACTATAGGTAATTCGAATTTATGGCTTTGATACGACAACGTAAGCTAACCAAGCAACAACTTAGACGAATCGATAAGCAACAAGCGCAGCAACAAGAGTCCCTTGATGGCAGCTTGATGGATGGCGTTGTTATGGCCCATTATGGCAAACAATTGGAAGTGCAAGTCACCTCTTTACCAGCGATTATTCCAAGTCCGCCTGTCGTCGCGGAAGGGGATCCTGAGCCATTCTGGCAAGTCATTGAATTGGGTGATATTTGGCGTTGTCACGTCCGTACCAACCTACCGATGCTCGCCACAGGCGATAAAGTACGCTGGGTAGCAGATC
This window contains:
- the orn gene encoding oligoribonuclease, whose protein sequence is MSDHPNKIRIRNQGKKGLIWIDLEMTGLDTMNDDIIEIATIVTDEDLNILAEGPVFAIKVSDQKLNGMDDWNTKQHGQSGLIDRVRRSTVTLEQAEKETIEFLNKWVDEGKSPMCGNSICQDRRFLARQMPQLERFFHYRNLDVSSIKELCYRWRPDILKGVEKTGSHLAMDDIRDSIRELKHYRQHFFKLLD